One Beggiatoa leptomitoformis DNA segment encodes these proteins:
- a CDS encoding type II toxin-antitoxin system HicA family toxin has protein sequence MPKLPSITGLEIVRIFKKFGWQVDRQAGSHIIMTKEGSLVTLSIPNHDPVKKGTLRALIRVAGLTVEEFIKA, from the coding sequence ATGCCCAAACTGCCTTCAATAACGGGTTTAGAGATTGTTAGGATTTTTAAGAAATTCGGCTGGCAAGTAGATAGGCAAGCAGGTAGTCATATTATTATGACGAAAGAGGGGAGTTTAGTTACTTTGTCTATCCCTAATCATGACCCCGTAAAAAAAGGAACTTTAAGAGCTTTAATTCGTGTTGCTGGTTTAACGGTTGAAGAGTTTATCAAAGCTTGA
- a CDS encoding type II toxin-antitoxin system HicB family antitoxin yields MRLIITMYPDDEDGGWIVECPAIPGCISEGETKAEALENIQEAITLCLDVRKARGMPLTVETYEIEVAA; encoded by the coding sequence ATGCGATTAATAATTACCATGTATCCCGATGATGAAGATGGTGGATGGATTGTGGAATGTCCTGCTATTCCGGGATGTATTAGCGAAGGGGAAACTAAAGCAGAGGCTTTAGAGAACATTCAGGAAGCGATTACACTTTGTTTAGATGTTCGTAAGGCAAGAGGAATGCCTTTAACAGTGGAAACCTATGAAATAGAGGTTGCTGCGTAA
- a CDS encoding helix-turn-helix domain-containing protein, producing the protein MSISERLKKFVEFKGISLKELSEKCDIPYRTLQNYIYEENRKISPELFIKLNTHFGINLNWLLTGMGEMFESETKPAPRTKAIVEMIENLDDSQKQKIYAVIEDAKQFQEMKKQISQLNQLMSERKTA; encoded by the coding sequence ATGAGTATCTCAGAAAGATTAAAAAAGTTTGTTGAATTTAAAGGAATTTCTCTTAAGGAGTTAAGTGAGAAATGTGATATTCCTTATAGAACATTGCAAAATTATATTTATGAGGAGAATCGAAAAATAAGCCCAGAGCTTTTTATCAAACTGAATACTCATTTCGGTATTAATCTAAATTGGCTACTGACTGGAATGGGTGAAATGTTCGAGAGTGAAACTAAACCAGCTCCTAGAACCAAAGCCATAGTTGAGATGATAGAAAATCTTGACGATAGCCAGAAACAAAAAATTTACGCGGTTATTGAGGATGCAAAACAGTTTCAGGAAATGAAGAAACAAATTAGTCAACTAAACCAACTAATGAGCGAACGGAAAACCGCTTAA
- a CDS encoding phage/plasmid primase, P4 family yields the protein MNDYIPKYLKQRAQWVNWAYKTRENGKQSKIPYMPNGTPAKTTDPLSLSTYEAVQNTTGFNGIGFVLREGDNLTGIDLDHCIQDGKIEAWALAVLALFNNTYIEYSPSKQGLHIWVFGKPTRCGKGTTEKRIEIYDYTSPRYLTVTGQAYNQDITNIAHLQPQLDQLHKQYFKQADDKTPAFTPTDCARLPDILTLTKNDIKFNALYKGDFTGYPSQSEADYALCLKLAFYTQNNAQEIDRLFRSSGLYREKWDKKNGALTYGQKTIQNVLAKSSNTIQHKPNNTGDFVQPVQTEQTSKPTKTHESLPAQSQLGEYLADKLKNLAFDDVREDWVIYKDNHWQTITNREALRYINTHIKREVGELGYSSAFLNSVTSFIQILSSHSDWNTIKEAIPFKNGILRLTDRKLIAHSPQHRNTWIIPYDYNPLATCEPITQWLNECVNNKPDQVQLLRAYMNAILTGRVDLQRYLELIGSGGTGKGTFIRLCEMMMGADNCHSTELKHLENNRFETANLYGKRLITVTDSQGYAGDVSVFKACTGGDSVRYEEKNKQGGRGFKLEALFILAANEPIASKDYTSGISRRRITVTFNNQVASTKRRDLTTEFSPHIGGLINWLLDMPTEHVTALVRDTSQTVPSLAITEYENLLAVNPLAQWLDENIVYIPDTQTFIGNCEREDGKIINMETKLYPNYVHYSESSGNRPLSLVRFVSLLLELCRSQLGLSDIERIVTREGRVITNLAVKCGTNDAHESPLSAKFKTSKNPKNPSLLSTMRVSTLNQPFTTLNIKHGAGFQEHKHPVLLNPDKDSKEMVKGYEGVALSEIRTVLNGEGFEGFSKNSTYIAKLLQDLWYSCNSENSINLLDEARLPEAFYKQFTQVLSTHKNLTAVHIASIVQRMLTI from the coding sequence ATGAACGATTATATACCAAAATACTTAAAACAACGCGCCCAATGGGTCAACTGGGCATACAAAACCCGCGAAAATGGCAAACAAAGCAAAATCCCCTATATGCCCAATGGCACACCCGCCAAAACAACCGACCCCTTAAGCCTAAGCACTTATGAAGCTGTACAAAACACAACAGGGTTTAACGGCATAGGCTTTGTACTGCGAGAAGGTGACAACCTCACTGGCATAGATTTGGACCACTGCATTCAAGACGGCAAAATTGAAGCATGGGCTTTGGCCGTACTAGCGCTATTCAACAACACCTATATTGAATACTCCCCCTCAAAACAAGGCTTGCACATCTGGGTCTTTGGCAAGCCAACACGTTGCGGTAAAGGTACAACCGAAAAACGCATAGAAATATACGACTACACCAGCCCGCGCTACTTAACCGTAACAGGTCAAGCGTACAACCAAGACATTACCAATATTGCACACCTGCAACCCCAACTCGACCAACTACACAAACAGTATTTCAAACAAGCTGATGACAAAACCCCCGCTTTCACCCCAACAGACTGCGCGCGCTTGCCTGACATACTTACCCTGACAAAAAACGATATTAAATTCAATGCACTTTATAAAGGAGATTTCACAGGCTACCCCAGTCAATCAGAAGCCGACTATGCTTTGTGTTTAAAATTAGCGTTTTACACCCAAAACAACGCCCAAGAAATCGACCGCTTATTCCGTTCATCAGGACTGTACCGCGAAAAGTGGGACAAAAAGAACGGTGCTTTAACCTACGGACAAAAAACTATCCAAAACGTCCTAGCCAAATCAAGCAACACAATACAACACAAGCCAAATAACACAGGTGATTTTGTGCAACCTGTTCAGACTGAACAAACCAGCAAGCCCACAAAAACCCATGAAAGCCTACCCGCCCAATCCCAACTGGGCGAATACCTAGCCGACAAACTAAAAAATTTAGCCTTTGATGATGTCCGTGAAGACTGGGTTATCTACAAAGATAACCACTGGCAAACCATCACCAACAGAGAAGCCCTACGCTACATTAACACCCACATCAAGCGTGAAGTGGGAGAACTAGGCTATTCAAGTGCTTTCCTAAATAGCGTTACTTCCTTTATTCAAATACTATCCAGTCATTCCGATTGGAACACCATAAAAGAAGCCATTCCCTTCAAAAACGGCATACTCAGACTCACAGACAGAAAACTAATTGCACACTCCCCCCAACACCGCAACACATGGATAATTCCCTACGACTACAACCCACTTGCAACCTGCGAACCCATTACCCAATGGCTAAACGAATGCGTCAACAACAAACCTGACCAAGTGCAGTTACTCCGTGCTTATATGAACGCCATTTTAACGGGGCGTGTTGACCTGCAACGCTACCTAGAACTCATTGGCTCGGGTGGAACAGGAAAAGGCACATTCATAAGACTCTGTGAAATGATGATGGGTGCAGACAATTGTCATTCTACAGAACTCAAACACCTAGAAAATAACCGCTTTGAAACCGCTAACCTCTACGGCAAACGACTCATTACCGTTACCGACTCACAAGGCTATGCAGGCGATGTAAGCGTTTTTAAGGCTTGTACGGGGGGCGATTCAGTTCGTTATGAAGAGAAGAACAAGCAGGGTGGTAGAGGCTTTAAATTAGAAGCCTTATTTATATTGGCCGCTAATGAACCCATAGCCAGCAAAGACTACACCAGCGGCATTAGTCGCCGTCGTATTACAGTTACTTTTAACAACCAAGTAGCGAGCACAAAACGCCGAGATTTAACCACTGAATTTTCCCCCCACATCGGCGGGCTTATCAACTGGCTGTTAGACATGCCCACAGAACACGTTACCGCCCTAGTTCGAGATACCAGCCAAACCGTCCCTAGTCTTGCTATTACCGAATACGAAAACCTACTAGCCGTCAACCCACTCGCCCAATGGCTAGACGAAAACATCGTTTACATCCCAGACACACAAACCTTTATAGGCAACTGTGAGCGAGAAGACGGCAAAATAATTAATATGGAAACTAAGCTTTATCCCAACTACGTTCACTACTCAGAATCTAGTGGCAATAGACCGCTTTCACTTGTTCGTTTTGTCTCTCTATTGCTTGAGCTTTGCCGTTCACAACTGGGGTTAAGCGACATAGAAAGGATTGTAACCCGTGAAGGTAGAGTTATCACAAATCTTGCTGTTAAGTGTGGCACAAATGACGCACATGAATCCCCTCTTTCGGCAAAATTTAAAACTTCGAAAAACCCCAAAAACCCTTCACTATTAAGCACCATGCGGGTTTCAACCCTTAACCAACCCTTCACAACCCTTAACATTAAGCACGGCGCGGGTTTTCAAGAACACAAACACCCTGTGTTATTAAATCCTGATAAAGATAGTAAGGAAATGGTGAAGGGTTATGAAGGTGTTGCGTTGTCGGAAATCCGCACCGTGCTTAATGGTGAAGGGTTTGAAGGGTTTTCTAAAAACTCTACCTATATTGCAAAACTTTTACAAGATTTGTGGTATTCCTGCAACAGCGAAAACTCCATTAACTTACTAGATGAGGCAAGACTACCAGAAGCGTTTTACAAACAATTTACCCAAGTTCTAAGCACCCACAAAAACCTAACTGCGGTTCATATAGCCTCCATCGTGCAACGGATGCTAACGATATGA